Part of the Paenibacillus aurantius genome, AACGATCGGGCTGTCCCCAAGCGGCTGCATCACGGCGGCGGACAAGTTATAGATGAGCGCCAGAGTCAGAATTTTGATCGCCGGGAAGGCGCACAGAAGGATAAGTATGACGACCCCGGCCAAGCCGACCGCATTTTTGACGAGCAGGGAAGCTCCGATGACCGTGTCCGATGCGTCGGAGAACATTCGCCCGACCACCGGGATGAACGTTCCCGAGACGTATTTGGCGGTTCGGATCGTGACTCCGTCCGTTACCGCCCCGGTGGCTCCCTGAACCGAGATCACCCCGAGAAACACGGTGACGAACAACCCCAGCAGCCCTACGCTTACCGATCGGAGCATATTGGCGAGCTGCGTCACCTTGAAGCGCTGGGAGAGGGAGCTGACGATGTGAAGGATCGCCGAGAAGAACAGAAGCGGGAACACGACCATATAAATCGCGGTGCTGACCGTATGGATCATGAAGATGATGAGCGGATGCAGCACCGATACGGAAACCAGGTTGCCCATGGAAGCGAGCAGGGTCAAGAGCAGCGGAATAACGGCGATCATGAATTGGATCATGCCTTCGATCGCTGATTTGGCGTAACCGATTCCGACGTGGAAGCTGTTGACCGCAAGAACGATCAGAACCATGTAGCAGATGCCGAACGCCACCTTGCTGACGGTATTCTTCTCGAACGCCGCCTGCAGCGTCTCCAGAATCATGCTGAATACCGACAGGATGACAATGGTGGCTACCAGCTTGCCGTTGACGAGCACCTCATGGAAGAAGAACCGGAGAAGCCCTTTGGCCATGGAGGAGAAGCTGAAAGCTTTGGATCCGGGAACGAGCAGCTCCATAAACGTGGGGGCCCTGCTCTCCGGAAGATAACCCCCGTATTCCTT contains:
- the spoIIIAE gene encoding stage III sporulation protein AE, which encodes MLRKPLPALILLVLALLLWGSGTALAEGPADSIIKEQAEQVDTVKVEAFWNQLMKEYGGYLPESRAPTFMELLVPGSKAFSFSSMAKGLLRFFFHEVLVNGKLVATIVILSVFSMILETLQAAFEKNTVSKVAFGICYMVLIVLAVNSFHVGIGYAKSAIEGMIQFMIAVIPLLLTLLASMGNLVSVSVLHPLIIFMIHTVSTAIYMVVFPLLFFSAILHIVSSLSQRFKVTQLANMLRSVSVGLLGLFVTVFLGVISVQGATGAVTDGVTIRTAKYVSGTFIPVVGRMFSDASDTVIGASLLVKNAVGLAGVVILILLCAFPAIKILTLALIYNLSAAVMQPLGDSPIVTCLQTIGKSMIYVFAALAAVGLMFFLAITIMIAAGNVSVMMR